Proteins encoded by one window of Pecten maximus chromosome 15, xPecMax1.1, whole genome shotgun sequence:
- the LOC117344015 gene encoding leucine-rich repeat flightless-interacting protein 2-like — MSTSSATGRRRSATRQYSAEEQALNQISKEAESRLAAKRAARAEARDIRIKEIERQQREEEERQRRQEEDGQNRDIGRRGSDDSSHSASTIDDMEGPREMKDIARELKSKLREMDEKYKKAMMTNALLDNEKQSLVYKAELLKDQMEELEETLVEIQREAKQKTREVEMQKRDMKTLEFEHNNLKLQLEVKDRLIQESGLVILSTAEGSYTLEKCTSVPNTSPAPALGSLLISVEAADILDKAGDGSLDDKIKKFAEERNALTKEIKKLQAEVEEEKSKREHSSPKIPQINGPEMQLYEVQREASKQIHEYKLKLQKAEQDITNLEGTVTRLDSQVKRYKTDAEESEKLEDELKTEKRKLQRELREAQNHVEELTNSNKHMQKRLEKMKQARNALVNQ; from the exons ATGAGTACGAGTTCTGCCACGGGTCGCCGGCGTTCTGCCACTCGCCAGTATTCGGCAGAGGAGCAAGCCCTCAATCAAATTTCAAAAGAA GCTGAGTCTCGACTGGCTGCCAAGCGAGCTGCTCGTGCTGAGGCTAGAGACATCAGAATCAAGGAGATCGAGAGACAACAGAGAGAG GAAGAAGAACGACAAAGAAGACAAGAGGAAGATGgccag AATCGAGATATCGGGCGGCGAGGAAGTGATGATTCCAGCCACTCGGCATCCACCATTGACGATATGGAGGGACCCAGGGAGATGAAGGATATTGCTAGAGAGCTTAAG TCTAAGTTACGTGAGATGGACGAAAAGTACAAAAAGGCTATGATGACCAACGCTCTTCTGGACAACGAGAAACAGTCACTGGTTTACAAGGCAGAGCTCCTCAAAGATCAGATGGAAGAACTGGAGGAAACACTGGTGGAAATACAAAGGGAGGCTAAACAGAAAACTAGG GAAGTAGAAATGCAAAAGAGAGACATGAAGACTTTAGAATTTGAacataataatttaaaattacAACTAGAGGTTAAAGACAGACTTATACAG GAAAGTGGTCTTGTGATATTATCGACGGCGGAGGGTTCATACACCTTAGAGAAGTGTACATCTGTACCCAACACATCGCCTGCTCCGGCTTTAGGAAGTCTACTTATATCAGTAGAGGCTGCCGATATTTTAGACAAGGCTGGAGATGGGTCATTAG atgataaaattaaaaagtttgcAGAAGAAAGGAATGCGTTAACTAAAGAG ATTAAAAAATTACAAGCTGAAGTTGAGGAAGAGAAGTCTAAACGAGAGCATTCGTCTCCGAAAATTCCACAAATTAATGGTCCCGAGATGCAGTTGTATGAAGTCCAGA gAGAAGCTAGTAAACAGATTCACGAATATAAACTAAAACTACAGAAGGCGGAACAAGACATAACTAATCTAGAAGGAACT GTGACTAGATTAGATTCACAAGTAAAGAGGTATAAAACTGATGCTGAAGAATCGGAGAAATTAGAAGATGAACTTAAAACAGAGAAACGGAAATTACAAAGAGAG TTACGAGAGGCACAGAATCATGTGGAAGAATTAACAAATTCCAATAAACACATGCAGAAAAGACTGGAGAAAATGAAGCAAGCACGGAATGCTTTAGTGAATCAGTGA